From the genome of Cryptococcus deuterogattii R265 chromosome 5, complete sequence:
AGACACTGGTATGGGTTTCGAACGACTTGTTTCTGTACTCCACAACGTCTCTTCCAACTACGACACCGACGTTTTCACCCCTATATTCTCCAAGATTCAGGAGCTTACTGGCGCACGACCTTATGAAGGCAAGCttggtgatgaagacaaAGACGGTATCGATACTGCTTATAGAGTCATCGCCGACCACATCAGAACTTTAACTATTGCCATCTCTGACGGCGGTATCCCCGACAAGGATGGTCGAGGGTATGTTCTCCGACGCGTGTTGCGAAGAGGTGTCCGTTATGCCAGCAACAAATTTGGCGTCAAGATTGGtactttcttttcttctctcgtACCCACTGTTGTCGAATCTCTGGTAAGTGTTGAATATCACCTCGCCAAATGCAGTCGCTCATGCACGCATACTGTTTAGGgtcccatcttccccgaAGTTACTAAGAAGATTCCCGAGCTCATCGAGATTCTcaatgaggaggaagccTCTTTTGCACGCACGCTCACCAGAGGTGAAGCTCTTTTCAATAAGTACGCCACCACTGCCATTGCTGAGAAGCGCACTGTTCTCTCTGGCAAGGACATCTGGCGATTGTACGACACCTATGGATTCCCTGTCGACCTTACACAGATCATGGCCGAAGAGAGGGGTTTGAGGATTGACCAGGAAGCCTTTGAGAAAGCCAGGCTCGAATCTCTTGAAGCGAGCAAGGCGGGtggcaaggagaaggctggtGCCCAAGTCAAGCTCGACGTGCACGACTTGGCCGCTTTGGAGGCTAATGACGCGGTGCCCAAGACTGATGACTCTTTCAAGTACAGTACGTATATAGCCATCTTTTCGTGGCTTTTATTGACCATTGTGCTTAGATTTGGATGACATCAAGGCTGGTGTCAAAAGCATCTACCATAACTCCAAGTTCTTGAATTCCACTTCTGAGCTTCCTCCCAACACTACATTTGGTATCCTGCTCGACCGAACCAACTTCTATGCTGAGTCAGGTGGTCAAGAGTATGATACTGGTGTGATTGCTATCGATGACAAGGCTGAGTTtaaggtggaagatgttcaGGTATACAATGGTTACGTGTTGCACATTGGACGAATGGAGGAGGGTGAAATTGAGGTCGGAGACGAAGTAATCTGCACCTATGACGAGCTTCGTCGATGGCCTATCCGAAACAACCACACCGGTACCCATATCCTCAACTTTGCTCTTCGAGAAGTCCTTGGCGACCACATTGACCAGAAGGGTTCCCTCGTTGCTCCTACTAAACTTCGATTTGACTTTTCTCACGGCAAGTCTATTGCGGTCCCGGAGCTGATCAAAATTGAGGCCATCTGCAATGACTGGATCAAGAAGGGTGTGCCAGTATATGCTAAGGACATGCCTCTGGCCGAGGCTTACAAGATCCCTGGTCTCCGTGCTGTGTTTGGCGAGGCTTACCCTGACCCTGTCCGAGTCGTCTGCCTTGGCTACCCTCTTGAAGAAATTGCCCAGAATGTCGATGATGCTAGATGGCGCCAGACTAGTATTGAGTTCTGCGGCGGCACTCATGTCGCGAAGACCGATGATATTAAGGACTTCGTTATCATTGAGGAGTCCTCTATTGCAAAGGGCATTAGACGAATTGTTGCCGTCACTGGCCATGATGCGCATGACGTATCAAGGAAGGGTGCCGAATTCGAGCGAAAGTTGCAAAGAATCAGGGAGTTGCagggcaaggagaaggaactGGCCATGAAACCTTTCTTGACTGTGAGTAGGCTTATGCGCTTCGAGAGTTGTGGTTGATCGATTATTCTATGCAGGAGCTTGGACAGAGCGGCATCTCTTTAATCAAGAAGAATAGTCTCAAAGAACAATTTGAGAAAGTCCAAGGGGAACTTGTGGCTGCGGCGAAGGCCAAGGTCGCCGCTGATTCCAAGATTGTACGCCTAGAGTCATCATATGAGTGCTCACGTCATGGTCACTGACATATCCCATTGAACTCTTTAGATTTCTGAGGCGATCAAGTCTTACTTCCAAGAAAACCCCAATGAAAACGTTTTCGCTGGTTCTTTCGATGTCGGAGGCAACTCTAAGGTACATGGACTAGCCTCTATATCAAATCAGCGCTAATTGTGCAAATTGTAGACTTTGACTGCTGCCGTCGCGGCTGGCAAGGCCGCCTCGAAGGCTGTTTACGCTTTCAGCGCCGATCCTGAAACTGGCAAGGTTGCTCATGTCAATTACTTGCCTAAGCCGATACTGGAAAGCAAAGCTTTGGATGCCAAGATATGGTTGAACGAAGTGGCCAAAGTTATTGGCGGGAAGGTAATTACCATTGTCATTCTCAGTGTAGTGGCGTCCCTATTAACATGCTTTCTTTAGGGTGGTGGCCGAGATGACAGCGCAGCGGGTGTCGGTAGCGAAATTAGCAAGATTGACGAGGCCATTGTCGTTGCTAAGAGCGTttacaagaagagagtcgAGGGGGCGTAAAGCAATGGAAGGGGCTGTCTGGTATCATGGATTCGTGGCTCATTTTTTTCAACTTGGTTACATTTGATCGTTCGGTATACATTCTGTAAACAATATGAACATCATCGACGATTACAGGTCTGAGACAGTCTTTCTACATGTACAGTCCTTCATAGCACTGCCAGATCACACACAAAATTTGTCTTTTATTGATACAGAACAATATATTCTAAAAAACTAAAACGGCCTTGCCCTTCCAGGTATCACTTTTAACAGCATCCAGCATCTCTTTGTGTTGGTTGACTGTGAATGTTTTCACTTCCGATTTGATGTTGCATTTATGGGCCAACTCAACTGTGTCCTTCAAATCTATTTCATTTCCGTGCAATGATCCTCGAAGTGTGATATCTCTGGCAAGGAATGTGGGGTACTGGAACTCGACTTTGGTGGGTTGAGCCAAGAGAATCAATGTACCATGGCAACGAGTAAGATCAGCAGCGTACTGGTAGGAGGAAATGGCTGGCGACGTCAACACGGATGCTGCGGTAAGCATGGCTTATCAGTTTACGATGTTATGGGCTTACCCGCCATCATCATAGGCTTACCGTCAACACCTGCCCATCCGCGGTAGCCACTTGGTCTGAGTCCATTGATGGCATCGAGTGCGTCTTCTGCTTTGCTCCTGCTAGCGTCGATGATCAAATCGGGACGACGGTCATCATCGAGCAACCGTACCAGCTCAAGGGCTTCAATACGAGTATCTATAGCGACAACTTTTAAACCCTGGGTGAAGAAGTTAGAGATCAACAAAGCGGGATGAGGGCGTTGAGAAATGGGGAACGTGTCCGCTTACAATCGCCTTAGCAAATTGTACCCCGAGGTAACCCAGTGCTCCTACACCGCTGATTGCGATCACGTCTCCGGGTTTGAGCTGGGCTTTTTTGATACCGGCATACACGGTCACTCCAGCACAACTTAGCGGGGCTGCCTATGAGGGGGATGGTTTGTTTGTTTATTGTTATGCAATTACTGGGCAATCCTACCTGTTCAAAGCTCATAGGATCTGGGATATGGACGCAGAATTTGGCCTCAACGAGAGCGTATTCGCTGAAATAGCCATTTGCGTTGATGCCGCCAAACTTAATGGACTTGCAGTATCTAGAAGGTAAGGGTATCAACAATGGTTTCAGGGCATACTTTTAGATATAGACAAACTTCCAATCGCCGATGGTGCAGTCTGGACATTTACCTATTATGTTCATCCATTCATCAGCAAAAATCTCTGTCATGATAGCACTTCACACCTTTCAGACCTACCGCAAGGATCTCTGGGTAACAAAGCCACCACCCTTTCTCCAATAGACACTCCTTCCACATTGTCGCCGACTGCTACCACCTCACCCGCAGGCTCATGGCCCCCTATTATCGGCCAATTTCCACCAAAACTGCCGTCCCTCACCATTGAGTCTGTGTGACATAAACCTGACGCCTTGATGTGCAGTAGGACTTTAGTCCCTTTCGGTGAGGGAGTGTCTTGCTCTTGAAGTGTATAATAGTCCCTTCCGGAATAGTACACATTAGCGTGTGGTCGGGGAAGCTACTTCAGTACAATTACGTTGCCCACCCGAATGACTTATACCTACACGCCTGGCTGGGGAACGACCAGCGCTCGCATCTTTGCGGGAatggacgaggatgacATGTTATTATGATTGAGAAAGATGCGTAATTAATGATCAAGCAgtattgaagaaggaaacaTGGATTATGTCGCGATAAGAACCGTTGTTGAATCTCATGCACGCAGTGTAGTGGATACTATTATGAAGTGAGACGGAGATTGTGAGATAGCTCATGCGGTCGGTTGCGTCAATGACGTTGTTTGTTGACGTTTACGTAGATTGATTGGTAGTGACTGGCGAGACTAGACTTAACGAGCAGATATCAATAAAACAAAGCAGCGAATACCTGATGAAGTAAGAGTCTATGGTTTACGATCACCAGTTGAAAGTCATCCTTGGGATCGGGATCTGAGCCACGATACTTTGTTGTATAAGAATCTATGGTTCgatcaaaggaaaaaaagaaaaacgaAATAATGATAATAATGAGCgtaaaagaagaaaaaatgTACACCGTAAGGGAGTCGAACCCTTGCCGCATCGATGGCAACGATGCATGATACCGTTTCACCAACGGTGTTACTAAACCATTGCTTCACAACAATTTATTATAGTTCTTTGAAGACCAATACCTATTAACATACTGAATTATTCCAAAATCCCAAATACATGCTTTTGTGGCCTACCTGTTCTTATTTATATGATATAATCGTGAATCGCTGGAATGGCAAGATGCTTGCAAGGCTTTGCAGGTTTTTAGCTGGGTACTGGGTAGATAAGTGTGGTGTCCCAATGCATCCAATTTGTTTATCGCTGGTTAACTGACTAAATGCGTTACGTACGAGGTAGTATCTCGCGGCCGGTTGAGCGGCACATGCGACGCGTCTGTCGGAAGAAAAATTCGCGACTGCGTTTGTTTCAGAGTTAGGTGAATGTTTTGACTGTTCCTGGCAGATGTCTTTCTATTTCGTCCCACATCTGTCCTCCAGCATTTCTCCCATCCAGCACGTCCCATAACCTGccttcctccatttccatcgccacgccttccccttccctctaTGCATGTATCCAGTCGTCAGCTTCTATCGtcctctcctccagccACTTGTGTTCTGTTCCCTCTATCCGGTTCCCGTTTTAGATCAGGGATCCAACATAACCCCGAATCAGATCCAAAAACATGACACACGTATCTAAGCTGTGccgccttctcttctttctacaTTAACGCTTTACTTCCCTTTTCAAAATTTCCACTCCTCGCCTCCTTCGACGTCCACTTAATAACCCCGTCAAGTCTTCATAGCCGATCGACCCCTATACGCTCTTTCTTAtcactttccttctctaCGACACGCTCTTTCTTATcaacttccttctccatcattgTCGCAAATCCAGAGTACAAGCACTCTTTGACAGTTTCGTATCATGATATGCGttcttcgccatcatctgcttctAACAGCTGCTTATTTGGCACTCTTTTCCAAAGCAGCCTTGGGTTTATCATTCACCTTAGAAAATTCGAGTCCAAAACAATGTGAGGAGGTCGAGATTAAATGGTCAGGCGGTCAGTCGCCGTGGAGCTTGACGATTATAGTAAGTTTGGAAGGTTTCGAGTGCCTCAGTCTTGTACTGGAATGTCAGACTGACTAACAGGCATTTTAGCCGGCGTTTGACTACCCTACGACAGTCTCCATACCAAGCTCCAGTTATGACAACAATACTAACACAGGATCGTATAACTGGACAGTGAACTGTGAGCAGCTATATGTCTTCTACTCAATCATCGCTCATCGAGACAACAGATCCATCTGGGACCAATTTCGTTATCATGATGTCTGATGGCAGCGGAACAGGTGTAAGTGATGTCTGAGGCATGACGAATAGCCATCATGAACTGGTCGCGCAAAATTACTGACTCCCTATCATTCCTCCGGATAGACTGGAGGTGTCTCCCCCCTGAATAAAGTATCTGGCACATACAGTTCATCTTGTACCCTGAGATCCACGTCCACAGACTTCCTGTAAGTTTGTCGGCTCCTAACAGTAGCAAAAACAGCTGATGGCCACTCTGCAGTTTCTATTTGAATGAAACATCCCTCACTGTGCGTCTGCTAACGTTTACATACCTTGCGCGTACTTTAATTTGCTAAATTTAACGATTTAACTACAGCAATGTGAACCAGTTGAGATTTATTGGGACGCGAGCGCTATCTCTCCTGTTTCTATCCTTGGGGCTATTCCTGGAGGTCAAGTATTCCAGCTTGTCTCTACGGATAAGGCTGCAACTTCTCTGGGTGAGTTCCTCTTGCACTACTTGCCTGTCGCATACCTGCTCATATGAAATCAAACGGAAAGTCTGGAACACCAACATCCAGTCTGGGACAAAAGTTATTCTCGCCGCATTTGATTCTGGGACTCACCAGCAAGGCGGTTCAAGCGATCTCCTGACCATTGAAGGGTCATCTGATAACT
Proteins encoded in this window:
- a CDS encoding alanine-tRNA ligase, which produces MGANDKPAVPTTAPHAWPSPEDWPAAKVRQTFIDYFVNQPGFEHTFWPSSGVIPFDDDTLLFANAGMNQYKPLFLGTADPKSELSKLIRAANSQKCIRAGGKHNDLDDVGKDTYHHTFFEMLGNWSFGDYFKLGALTMAWDLLTRVYGLPKDRLYVTYFEGDAKQGLEPDSEAQQIWRDLGVPESHILPGNAKDNFWEMGATGPCGPCSEIHFDRIGGREAAHLVNADDPNVLEIWNNVFIQYNREPSGELRTLPAKHVDTGMGFERLVSVLHNVSSNYDTDVFTPIFSKIQELTGARPYEGKLGDEDKDGIDTAYRVIADHIRTLTIAISDGGIPDKDGRGYVLRRVLRRGVRYASNKFGVKIGTFFSSLVPTVVESLGPIFPEVTKKIPELIEILNEEEASFARTLTRGEALFNKYATTAIAEKRTVLSGKDIWRLYDTYGFPVDLTQIMAEERGLRIDQEAFEKARLESLEASKAGGKEKAGAQVKLDVHDLAALEANDAVPKTDDSFKYNLDDIKAGVKSIYHNSKFLNSTSELPPNTTFGILLDRTNFYAESGGQEYDTGVIAIDDKAEFKVEDVQVYNGYVLHIGRMEEGEIEVGDEVICTYDELRRWPIRNNHTGTHILNFALREVLGDHIDQKGSLVAPTKLRFDFSHGKSIAVPELIKIEAICNDWIKKGVPVYAKDMPLAEAYKIPGLRAVFGEAYPDPVRVVCLGYPLEEIAQNVDDARWRQTSIEFCGGTHVAKTDDIKDFVIIEESSIAKGIRRIVAVTGHDAHDVSRKGAEFERKLQRIRELQGKEKELAMKPFLTELGQSGISLIKKNSLKEQFEKVQGELVAAAKAKVAADSKIISEAIKSYFQENPNENVFAGSFDVGGNSKTLTAAVAAGKAASKAVYAFSADPETGKVAHVNYLPKPILESKALDAKIWLNEVAKVIGGKGGGRDDSAAGVGSEISKIDEAIVVAKSVYKKRVEGA
- a CDS encoding alcohol dehydrogenase, translated to MRALVVPQPGVDYYTLQEQDTPSPKGTKVLLHIKASGLCHTDSMVRDGSFGGNWPIIGGHEPAGEVVAVGDNVEGVSIGERVVALLPRDPCGKCPDCTIGDWKYCKSIKFGGINANGYFSEYALVEAKFCVHIPDPMSFEQAAPLSCAGVTVYAGIKKAQLKPGDVIAISGVGALGYLGVQFAKAIGLKVVAIDTRIEALELVRLLDDDRRPDLIIDASRSKAEDALDAINGLRPSGYRGWAGVDASVLTSPAISSYQYAADLTRCHGTLILLAQPTKVEFQYPTFLARDITLRGSLHGNEIDLKDTVELAHKCNIKSEVKTFTVNQHKEMLDAVKSDTWKGKAVLVF